The segment TTACctatttacttaatttttcttttaatttttgaagtaatacgaatttttttaaaaaaatttttaatttttttatcttttttaatttttatttacttatttttttttaatttttgttaacattttcaCCCGCTCCGAACTCCAAGAATCACATTTCAAACAAATTTTGAACTTATCATTGAGCATATCAagcattcatcacattacatgatataacaaaatcaattctccaaggatataaaaaaaatagctgTTGGTAGGGGCGGATTTAGGAGTTGTCAAAGATATTTTATCGAATTTTATATATTAGTGATTTAGGAGATTCAAAATTTACGTAGAAGTTTCATATTCAAACTTCATGCTTTAGTATGTTAGACTCAATAATGATTTAATACCTTAAAGTTATTGTATTAACAATTCGAATATGAGAAAATTGTTGTATAATGAGAAAATATAGATTGTTTGAAAATGTGTGAACAAATacatatttatgattttgaataaacTCGTTCACAAAAATaacattttgtgttttttttatttggtacATTTTTAGACAAAACATGTTagttaaaaataacaattacaTTGATGAAGttcaaataaattaacaatACTGATATAGGTTCACCTGTAAAATTGATATATACTATTtgttttataacaatattttctttaaaaaatcacatatatattacCAAACATGTGAGTAAGGtatataacaaatttaaaagaagTGCAAAGTCAAAATGATATAAGATAATCTTATTTGTAAAGGAAAAAATAGTAAGATTGGTAAACAAGATAATTACGTTATACAATAGTGAAATCATAGAAGAAGTACCGCAACATTGTGTTAAGCAATACTACATAAAAATTCGACAAAACATATAccataaatacattttttttaaaaccgtATAGTGAGAAGGAATAAATACGAGTCTGGAGCCTAaaggatataaaatattaataaaaattttaaaacgatatataaaattttatattaaccaaaacggcaaaatcgctggaacaacagcgatttcCTCGGttggaaaaagcaaaatcgctgcaatattaacaaaaattccaaaacggtagataaaatttatattaaccaaaacggcaaaatcgctggaacaatAGCAATTTCCTCGgtcggaaaaagcaaaatcgctacATATGCagcgattttaatttattttttttaaaatcacattttacaaaatcgctgcagtagcagcgattttgctttttccggcgAGGAAATCGCTGTTGTTCAGTGATTTTGCTGTTTTggtgaatataaaattttatataccattttaaaatttttattaatattttataccctttaggctccgagCTCGAATAAATACTATCATAATAACAAATAACAGTAGGGGTCCTTGGGAATGACTTCACAGCCCACGGCATCACCTTTAGGAATGATATTGCATCGAATAAATTAACACTGAGGTAATGATATAAGAGTACAAAATGATTTGGCTTCCTTTTATTAATGTCGTTTCAATGGATATCAAGATACCCTATATACAAAAAGGAACCGTAAATTCTATCGATATTGCGAAATCTATTGcacaataaattttatttgcaaTGGTAGGAAAAGTCGGTTTCAAAACAACAGAATTCAAGTACGTATTCCATTACCCAAAAAACGTGTTTCAAAATTGCACATTAAAGGCTAACCATGATATTAACAATATTGCCACATATTTAGGTCGACCATTAAATTTTTTGAGACAATGGTAATGAAAAGTTACATCGACAACTTGATAAATTCTAGAGGATGGATTGAATCTACAATAAATCATTGTTTTCCATCCATATTATCTAGAGTATAAAATATATGATCGGGTGTTGTTATAGAAGAACATATGACATGAAGGAGTATTTTCCTactaattatcatattatacaAAGATTTATCAATACATGTATCTCGTGTATTATTATATGTGTATTTCGTGCCAAAGACATGCATTTTGTATCATGTAGTATTACTTTGAAAAGTgacatatatataacaaaacatGTTTGTGGTATAAAACAAACTTATAAAAAGTGCAAACTCAAAATGATGTAGGATGATCTTATTTGTAGTGAGAAAACGAGTAAGATTAGAAACGAAGATAATTAGGTTATACAATAATATTTGAAACCATAGAAGAAGCAGTATCGGACCATTATGTTAAGCGATACTACATAtataaaaactaaacaaaacacatactagaaatatatttttaaaatatcaacataGTCCTCACAAAAGAAGTAATAAATACAATCATAAGAGTTCTTGGCAACAGCTTAAAAGCCCAAGACATCATCACCTTGAGAAATGATGCAAGTGTTTGACATTTTGTGGGGTCAGcgtgtgttgacattttttttcaagttagtgccacgtaggtcaaaaaggggtagaaaattaattataaaataagttcaggggagtaataggactttagtatagtataaatgtgtctctgtgatttcgggcataggttgagggggtacttatgcattttccctaaaaattaggaaaaatacaGAAGTACCCTCCTATACTATGACCGAAATCAcaagacacaccttaactattttaaagtcctattaccccatgattttatttttatttatttttttgtaattttgtgcacctttttagcttacgtggcatccaaatatctcaCACGCGCCTCAATTGCATTGAGTCACAAAGTGTGCCACATAAGacaaggtgtataaaattacaaaaaaataaattcatgagGATAATGAAAAGTTACATTTCaacttgataaattttagagtATGGATTGCatctaaaataaattcattgtCTGCATCCATACATCTTGAGTACAAAATATAGAATCGAATATTGACATGCACGACCTTCCGTTACTAGTGATTTGAATATTGTATCAAATTTCATTGTTGGGCCCTTCGTTAATGCTCACATTTGGATCCAAGCCAATATTCAACACTTTATTATACTGTCACGGGGATAAGGCACACGTATCTCCTAAGCTATGTTTAAAGACACactttaactaaattaaagtcaTATTACCTCTTCGGattcattttttgtaattttatacagcTTTTGATTTACGTGGGACACTCTATATACGCAGTTGAGACACGTAAGAGTTATTTTAATGCCACATAAACTTAAAAGATGTacgaaaaaaattgaaaaaaaataataaaatcttaatttaattagataAATCTCTGAAATTTGAATCgtaatttaaaaattcttatACCTTATCCCTATTATCATGTGGTAAGTAATTTATAATTGTCGAAACCTCACAAATCAAGCCGTAGTTGAGTAATTTATGatgtctttttatatatttggaaTGTAGCCTGGACCTTGTTCTGACACTTTTCATATtctactttcttttcttttttttccttttctacttatttatatatttatatttatttatttattttttaataaaaagtgtGAGTAAACTTTGAAATATCAACTTTctccgtttaaaaaataataatttcttttttaaaaagtctgctttaaaaagaataatttttttataataacttTTCATGTAGCATGTTTAAGTCTACAACAttaaaggataattttgtacatttgacataactttgaTTTAGGACCATCTTTATTTTCTCAAACTCCgtatcaagtcaaactagatcatttttgtaaaacggagggagtattttttttactttttggtgatattttgtcattttatgcTTAAATgttagtgtatatatatatataattccaCTTGcataatattgatgaatttaataaaaaactaccaaattaaatataatatatttttatcggTTAGGTTTGGATGAATTTTTACCTAGATGACCGCAAACACCCTACCAATGAGGGAATATTATATAATGCAGCTTAACATAAACAAACAATACACCACTTATTTTACTTTACTACTTACTAATAACAAAATAGATACACCACTACCtaaatattctttttctctAGCTCATAATTATCATTGTAGCTAATCAATAATCACACTAGAGAAAAATGGGATCTCAAGGTCCAATAGATCCATTCATTCATGTTTTTCTCATTTCATTTCCTGGTCAAGGACATGTCAATCCATTACTTCGACTTGGCAAACGCCTCGCCTCTAAAGGTGTTCTGGTCACCTTTTGCGCACCTGAATGTGTAGGCAAAGATATGAGAGAAGCCAATAAGAACATAGTCAGTGATGAGCCAACTCCTTATGGAGACGGTTTCATTAGATTTGAGTTTTTCAATGGATGGGAGTATACTCAGCCTAATGAGAATCGCCAGCTCGAAACAGAGCTGGCGAATCTTGAATCTTTAGGCAGGGTATTACTCCCTGAAATGATAAAACAGAACGAAGCGAATGGTCGTCCTGTTTCATGTCTAATCAACAATCCATTTCTTCCATGGGTATGTGATGTAGCTAAAAGTCTTGATATACCTTATGCTGTCCTTTGGGTACAATCTTGTGCTAGTTTCTCTACTTACTATCACTATTATTTCAATCTTGAAAATTTCCCAAATGAATCAAATcctcacattgatgttcatttGCCTAACATGCCAATTCTCAAATGGGATGAACTTCCTAGTTTCTTGCTCCCATATAATCCATTTCCTGTCTTAGCAAATGTAGTTTTGCGCCAATTCAATTACCTATCTAACCCCATTCGTATATTCATCGAGTCATTTGAAGAGCTCGAAAAAGATATAGTGAACTACATGTCCAAATTTTTTCCCATCAAGACCGTTGGTCCATTAATAGTCGATGAACACTCAAAAATCGGAGAAAATATTCGTGCTGACTTAGTGAAGGCTGATAGCTCCATCACTCAATGGCTCAATTCCAAGCCACCATCTTCAGTTGTTTACATTTCTTTTGGAAGCATTGTTGTTCCGAGCCAGGAACAAGTCGATGAGATTgcctatgggctattgaattcaGGGCTAAACTTCTTGTGGATCATGAAGCCACCTCGAAAAAACTCATCCTTCCCCACAGTAGTCTTGCCACAAGGCTATTTGGACAAAGTAGGGAATAAAGGAAAAGTTGTGGAGTGGTGTTTGCAAGAAGAGGTTTTAGCACATCCGTCTTTAGTCTGTTTCCTGACTCACTGTGGATGGAATTCGTCAATGGAGGCTATCGTGAATGGTGTCCCTATCGTGGCATTTCCACAATGGGGGGATCAAGTCACGAATGCTAAGTACTTAGTGGACGAATTCAAAATTGGCGTAAGACTATCTAGAGGTGTGACAGAGAAGAGGACTATTCCTCGATACGAAGTTGAACAATCTTTGCACGAGGTGTCCAGTGGTCCTAAGGCCGCGGAGATGAAATCAAATGCGTTGAATTGGAAGAAGAAAGCCGCGGAGGCAGTGGCGGAAGGTGGTTCCTCCGATCAGAATTTGCAGTGTTTTATTGATGAACTTATaacactacaaaaaaattgtcaagtTAGAACCTCTATCCAATTAGTGTAACAAACACACTTTTGTTTATTACATGTAAGCATGAGGCCTTTAAGCCACATTTGTTAGTTTATTTTCGGTACTAGAGTACAAGGTTAGTTGGTAGTGTATTGTTGTCTTGCTTAAGATGACTGGTGTTTGTGATGGTACGAGTTGTGTTAttgtacttctttttttattttattttaattatttatttattttactaatcTATCCCATATGTTGTTATGGAGTTGTCTATTCTCATATAGACTTTTGCACTAATTCCTTGTTATTTGTTATGTTCGTTTTATTCTCCTTCTTCTTTATACTCAAACTTAGTTGTATTTGAGTCAAGGGTCTTTGGAAACAGTCTCTCTCCTATTATGAGATACTAGTAAGATCTGCGTATATTTTATCCTCCAGAAACCTTATTATGGAATTTcactaaatatgttattattgtaaAACAAAGATTGTGTGTaagtttattttcattattcctAAAGGCATTAAGAATTGTGATTTCATACATGAGCATTCTAGTGTAGAGAATTGTGATTTCATACAAGACTTGTAAAACTCGTCTAGGAACAAGTCGATGAAACTTCCTAGGGGTCATTGAATTTTGGTGGTTCATGGATTAGAAACATTTTGATCTTGATCTCTATGTTTCTATATTGaaaagatataatatataaatatatcttttaacgTGGTTTCAACTGATATTTATATGTCATGATCCAAAAACGGATGTGATGGTACTtatcttatcccaccaagacaagtcagccaaAATcccaatttattaaaaaaaatactgaaATACACATTTTATGTTTTCCGTATATCCAATATCCCCTTCTATTTCTAAAAACCTCTAAAATTCCTTATTTCTTCAATATATCCCAGcaacatattaatgtatccgagccaatatttaatgtatctgagcta is part of the Solanum pennellii chromosome 8, SPENNV200 genome and harbors:
- the LOC107028035 gene encoding cinnamate beta-D-glucosyltransferase-like, translated to MGSQGPIDPFIHVFLISFPGQGHVNPLLRLGKRLASKGVLVTFCAPECVGKDMREANKNIVSDEPTPYGDGFIRFEFFNGWEYTQPNENRQLETELANLESLGRVLLPEMIKQNEANGRPVSCLINNPFLPWVCDVAKSLDIPYAVLWVQSCASFSTYYHYYFNLENFPNESNPHIDVHLPNMPILKWDELPSFLLPYNPFPVLANVVLRQFNYLSNPIRIFIESFEELEKDIVNYMSKFFPIKTVGPLIVDEHSKIGENIRADLVKADSSITQWLNSKPPSSVVYISFGSIVVPSQEQVDEIAYGLLNSGLNFLWIMKPPRKNSSFPTVVLPQGYLDKVGNKGKVVEWCLQEEVLAHPSLVCFLTHCGWNSSMEAIVNGVPIVAFPQWGDQVTNAKYLVDEFKIGVRLSRGVTEKRTIPRYEVEQSLHEVSSGPKAAEMKSNALNWKKKAAEAVAEGGSSDQNLQCFIDELITLQKNCQVRTSIQLV